DNA sequence from the Pseudophryne corroboree isolate aPseCor3 chromosome 6, aPseCor3.hap2, whole genome shotgun sequence genome:
gagactgggcagtcggacttaatcccctgctgtattgttctctgtattgtattgcagctgagaacaatagatgaagggtttatgttaataaaccatggggtgcctaggtgcagcaaactagccaagataaccgtggacccatctgtaattctTTTTTTATGGTAAGTGGAAAGTGGACAGACTGCCTTATATTACATGTATATTATAACATGCGCAGTGCAGACAACGGGACTCTGGGGCTACGGGCGAGTCCGCATGATGTCATAACGTCATGCAGTAGTCGCACAGTGCTATTCTGGGAACGTTTTCTACAGGCAAGATTTCTTAATTGGGCCCATCCAAGGCCATAGGTGGGCGCCTAGGTTGGCTTGTGGGAAATCCGGGCCTGAGGGGGGATTgatgagaaagaaagagagaggtgaATGTGGATGGGGTCCTTTTTATGGGCATGTTAAGGGACTGTCACAGACGCGCCGCTGAAGTGATTGAGTACACAGACTCTTAATCTCTCACACCGCAGACCATACTCTGGCAGAAAATCTGCACCTGGAATGGATCCGATGTAAGTTTCAATGGAGCGACCGATGGTGTCTTCAACCATGCACCAGAAGGCATTACAGCATCTACAGACTCTCactccttgggggtcattctgatccgatcgctcgctgcagtttgtcgcagcgcagcgatcgggtcggaactgcgcatgcgccggcactgcagtgtgccggtgcatggcagccgtcgttgcctagcgatcacctctgaggcagaggcggtcgctgggcgggagggggctggacggcggtgttaagctgccatttagggggaatggtccggccaatgcaggcatggccggaccgttggggaggcgggccgcggtggctgcgtgatttcacacacagccactgcgtgccggggagcgacgagtagctcccggccagcacgctaaagctgcgctggccgggagctactcttgaagtgcaaaggaatcGCCGCTGtgtaatgcctttgcacttctgcgggggggggagggggcggcactgacgtgcggggcggactagccctgtgctgggcgtccccccgcatgtcagtgtgaatgatcgtagctgtgctaaatttagcacagctacgatcatctcggaatgacccccttatacaTTCATACGCATAAATGTACACGAGGTGCAAATACGGCAAACTATGGTAAAACGGCAGCCCGCGACTCAGCATCAGCCCCAGAGTCACAACCACAAATACAACAAACACAGTTATTCAATTTGCACAAGTATCAATAAATATCAATAGATGAGCACAACTTGCTAAAAGTTACATTAATTGTGCATTATTTTGGTTTTATTGTATGGTTGCCTCTAATTCATTTCACAGTCCTAACAGTTATCATTTTCTAATAGAAATTGAATAAatggataaataaaataaaaatcataatATTGTAACGCAGGACTTACCTGGTGCGGTAACTGGTGATCTAGTGGTTGATGACAAGATGGTGGTGGACTGAGTCGTACTGAGAATAACAGGCAGTTTCGTACTTGCTGTTGTGATTAATGTAGTGGGTGTTTCTGTTGATAATTCTGTAGTATTTCTTACAGTAGATTCAGTTGTGGGTGGTTTTATGGTTGATGTTGTAGATGGCTTTGTTGTTGTCTCATTGCTTTTTGTGGTGGTTACTTCAGTTCCTGTAGTGTGTTCTATAGTTGAAGTAAGTGATCTTGATTCAGTGATGTTACTTGTACTTGTAGATGGTTCCGTGGTTGAGATAGTTGGAGGTGGTGTTGTAGATTCTGTAGTTTTTGCAGTCGTAGATGCAGTGTCTGTAGGTGGTTCTGTGGTTGAGATAGTTGGAGGAGGTGTTGTGGATTCTGTAGTTTTTGCAGTGGTAGACGCAGTGTCTGTAGGCGGTTCTGTGGTTGAGATAGTGGGTGGCTGTGTTGTAAATTCTGTAGTTTTTGCAGTTGTAGATTCAGTGTCTGTAGGTGGTTCTGTGGTTGAGATAGTGGGCGGCTGTATTGTAGATTCTGTAGTTTTTACAGTGGTAGATATAGTGTCTGTAGGTGGTTCGGAGGTTGAGATAGTGGGAGGTGGTGCTGTGGATTCTGTAGTTTTTGCAGTGGTAGATGCAGTGTCTGTAGGTGGTTCTGTGGTTGAGATAGTGGGAGGTGGTGTTGTAGATTCTGTAGTTTTCGCAGTGGTAGATGCAGTGTCTGTAGGTGGTTCCGTGGTTGAGATAGAGGTTGGCTGTGTTGTGGATTCTGTAGTTTTTGCAGTGGTGGATGCAGTGCCTGTAGGCGGTTCTGTGGTTGAGATAGTGGGGGGTTGTGTTGTGAATTCTGTAGTTTTTGCAGTGGTGGATTCAGTGTCTGTAGGCGGTTCTGTAGTTGAGACTGTGGGAGGCTGTGTTGTGGATTCTGTAGTTTTTGCAGTGGTGGATGCAGTGTCTGTAGGCGGTTCTGTGGTTgagatagtgggaggctgtgttgtgGATTCTGTAGTTTTTGCAGTGGTGGATTCAGTATCTGTAGGCGGTTCTGTGGTTGAGACAGTGGGAGGTGGTGTTGTATATTCTGTAGTTTTTGCAGTGGTAGATGCAGTGTCCGCAGGTGGGTCTGTGGTTGAGATAGTGGTTGGCTGTGTTGTGGATTCTGTAGTTTTTGCAGTGGTGGATGCAGTGCCTGTAGGCGGTTCTGTGGATGAGATAGTGGGGGGTTCTGTTGTGAATTCTGTAGTTTTTGCAGTGGTGGATTCAGTGTCTGTAGGCGGTTCTGTAGTTGAGATTGTGGGAGGCTGTGTTGTGGATTCTGTAGATTTTGCAGTGGTGGATTCAGTGTCTGTAGGCGGTTCTGTAGTTgagatagtgggaggctgtgttgtgGATTCTGTAGTTTTTGCAGTGGTAGATGCAGTGTCTGTAGGCGGTTTTGTGGTTGAGATAGTTGGAGGCTGTGTTGTGGATTCTGTAGTTTTTGCAGAGGTGGATGCAGTGTCTGTAGGTGGTTCCGTGGTTGAAATAGTGGGAGGCGGTGTTCTGGATTCTGTAGTTTTTGCAGTGGTAGATGCAGTGTCTGTAGGTGGTTCTGTGGTTGAGATAGTGGGAGGCTCTGTTGTGGATTCTGTAGTTTTTGCAGTGGTGGATGCAGTGTCTGTAGGTGGCTCCGTGGTTGAGATAGTGGGAGGCGGTGTTGTAGattctgtagtttctgtagtggTGGATCCAGTGTCTGTAGGCGGTTCTGTGGTTGAGATAGTGGGAGGCGGTGTTGTGGattctgtagtttctgtagtggTGGATCCAGTGTCTGTAGGCGGTTCCGTGGTTGAGATAGTGGGAGGCGGTGTTGTGGATTCTGTCGTTTCTGTACTGGTGGATCCAGTGTCTGTAGGTGGCTCTGTGGTTGAGATAGTGGGAGGCGGTGTTGTGGATTCTGTCGTTTTTGCAGTGGTAGATGCAGTGTCTGTAGGCGGTACTGTGGTTGAGATAGTGGGAGGTGGTGTTGTGGATTCTGTAGGTTTTGCAGTGGTGGATGCAGTGTCTGTAGGTGGTTCCGTGGTTGAGATAGTGGGAGGCGATGTTGTGGATTCTGTGGTTTCTGTAGTGGTGGATCCAGTGTCTGTAGGTGGTTCTGTGGTTGAGATAGTGGGAGGCGGTGTTGTGGATTCTGTCGTTTTTGCAGTGGTGGATTCAGTGTCTGTAGGTGGTTCCGTGGTTGAGATAGTGGGAGGCGGTGATGTAGATTCTGTAGTTTTTGCAGTGGTAGATGCAGTGTCTGTAGGCGGTTCTGTGGTTAAGATAGTGGGAGGCTCTGTTGTGGATTCTGTAGTTTTTGCAGTGGTGGATGCAGTGTCTGTAGGTGGTTCCGTGGTTGAGATAGTGGGAGGCGGTGTTGTGGattctgtagtttctgtagtggTGGATCCAGTGTCTGTAGGTGGTTCCGTGGTTGAGATAGTGGGAGGCGGTGTTGTGGATTCTGTCGTTTTTGCAGTGGTAGATGCAGTGTCTGTAGGCGGTACTGTGGTTGAGATAGTGGGAGGTGATGTTGAGGATTCTGTAGGTTTTGCAGTGGTGGATGCAGTGTCTGTAGGCGGTTCTGTGGTTGAGATAGTGGGAGGCTCTGTTGTGTATTCTGTAGTTTTTGCAGTGGTGGATGCAGTGTCTGTAGGTGGTTCCGTGGTTGAGATAGTGGGAGGCTCTGTTGTGTATTCTGTAGTTTTTGTAGTGGTGGATGCAGTGTCTGTAGGTGGTTCCGTGGTTGAGATAGTGGGAGGCAGTGTTGTAGATTCTATAGTTTCTGTAGTGGTGGATCCAGTGTCTGTAGGTAGTTCTGTGGTTGAGATAGTGGGAGGCGGTGTTCTGGattctgtagtttctgtagtggTGGATCCAGTGTCTGTAGGTGGATCCATGGTTGAGATAGTGGGAGGCGGTGTTGTGGattctgtagtttctgtagtggTGGATGCAGTGTCTGTAGGTGGTTCCGTGGTTGAGATAGTGGGAGGCGGTGTTGTGGattctgtagtttctgtagtggTGGATCCAGTGTCTGTAGGTGGCTCTGTGGTTGAGATAGTGGGAGGCGGTGTTGTGGATTCTGTAGTTTTTGCAGTGGTAGATGCAGTGTCTGTAGGCGGTACTGTGGTTGAGATAGTGGGAGGTGGTGTTGTGGATTCTGTAGGTTTTGCAGTGGTGGATGCAGTGTCTGTAGGCGGTTCTGTGGTTGAGATAGTGGGAGGCTCTGTTGTGTATTCTGTAGTTTTTGTAGTGGTGGATGCAGTGTCTGTAGGTGGTTCCGTGGTTGAGATAGTGGGAGGCAGTGTTGTAGattctgtagtttctgtagtggTGGATCCAGTGTCTGTAGGTAGTTCTGTGGTTGAGATAGTCGGAGGCGGTGTTCTGGattctgtagtttctgtagtggTGGATCCAGTGTCTGTAGGTGGTTCCATGGTTGAGATAGTGGGAGGCGGTGTTGTGGattctgtagtttctgtagtggTGGATCCCGTGTCTGTAGGTGGTTCCGTGTTTGAGATAGTGGGAGGCGGTGTTGTGGattctgtagtttctgtagtggTGGATCCAGTGTCTGTAGGTGGTTCTGTGGTTGatatagtgggaggcggtgttGTGGATTCTGTTGTTTTTGCAGTGGAAGATGCAGTGTCTGTAGGCGGTTCTGTGGTTGAGATAGTGGGAGGCTCTGTTGTGGATTCTGTAGTTTTTGCAGTGGTGGATGCAGTGTCTGTAGGTGGTTCCGTGGTTGAAATAGTGGGAGGCTCTGGTGTGTATTCTGTAGTTTTTGTAGTGGTGGATGCAGTGTCTGTAGGTAGTTCTGTGGTTGAGATAGTGGGAGGCGGTGTTGTGGATTCTGTAGTTTCTGTCGTGGTGGATCCAGTGTCTGCAGGTGGTTCTGTGGTTGAGATAGTGGGAGGCGGTGTTGTAGATTCTGTTGTTTCTGTAGTGGTGGatgcagtgtctggaggtggttccgTGGTTGAGATAGTGGAAGGCTGTGTTGAGGattctgtagtttctgtagtggTAGATCCAGTGTCTGTAGGTGGTTCTGTGGTTgagatagtgggaggctgtgttgaggattctgtagtttctgtagtggTGGATCCAGTGTTTGTAGGTGGTTCTGTGGTTGAGATAGTAGGAGTCAGTGTTGTGGattctgtagtttctgtagtggTGGATCCAGTGTCTATAGGTGGTTCCGTGGTTGAGATAGTGGGAGGCGGTGTTGTAGATTCTGTCGTTTCTGTATTCGTGGATCCAGTGTCTGTAGGTAGTTCTGTGGTTGAGATAGTGGGAGGTGGTGTTGTGGATTCTGTCGTTTCTGTAGTGGTGGATGCAGTGTCTGTAGGTGGTTCTGTGGTTGAGATAGTGGAAGGCTGTGTTGAGGATTCTATAGTTTCTGTAGTGGTAGATCCAGTGTCTGTAGGTGGTTCCGTGGTTGAGACAGTAGAAGTCAGTGTTGTGGattctgtagtttctgtagtggTGGATGCAGTGTCTGTAGGTGGTTCCGTGGTTGAGATAGTGGAAGGCTGTGTTGAGGattctgtagtttctgtagtggTAGATCCAGTGTCTGTAGGTGGATCTGTGGTTGAGATAGTGGGAGGCTGTGCTGAGGattctgtagtttctgtagtggTGGATGCAGTGTCTGTAGGTGGTTCTGTGGTTgagatagtgggaggctgtgttgaggattctgtagtttctgtagtgCTAGATCCAGTGTCTGTAGGTGGTTCTGTGGTTGAGATAGTGGGAGTCGGTCTTGTGGattctgtagtttctgtagtggTGGATCCAGTGTCTATAGGTGGTTCCGTGGTTGAGATAGTGGGAGGTGGTGTTGTAGattctgtagtttctgtagtggTGGATCCAGTGTCTGTAGGTGGTTCCGTGGTTGAGATAGTGGGAGGCGGTGTTGTGGattctgtagtttctgtagtggTGGATCCAGTGTCTGTAGGTAGTTCCGTGGTTGAGATAGTGGGAGGCTCTGTTGTGTATTCTGTAGTTTCTGTAGAGGTGGATCCAGTGTCTATAGGTGGTTCCGTGGTTGAGATAGTGGGAGGCGGTGTTTTTGattctgtagtttctgtagtggTGGATCCAGTGTCTATAGGTGGTTCCGTGGTTGAGATAGTGGGAGGTGGTGTTTTAGattctgtagtttctgtagtggTGGATCCAGTGTCTGTAGGTAGTTCCGTGGTTGAGATAGTGGGAGGCGGTGTTGTGGATTCTGTCGTTTCTGTAGTGGTGGATCCAGTGTCTGTAGGTAGCTCCGTGGTTGAGATAGTGGGAGGCGGTGTTGTGGattctgtagtttctgtagtggTAGATCCAGTGTCTGTAGGTAGCTCCGTGGTTGAGATAGTGGGAGGCTCTGTTGTGGattctgtagtttctgtagtggTGGATGCAGTGTCTGTAGGTGGTTCTGTGGCTGAGATAGTGGGAGGCTCTGTTGTGGattctgtagtttctgtagtggTGGATGCAGTGTCTGTAGGTGGTTCTGTGGTTGAGATAGTGGGAGGTGGTGTTTTAGattctgtagtttctgtagtggTGGATCCAGTGTCTGTAGGTAGTTCCGTGGTTGAGATAGTGGGAGGCGGTGTTGTGGATTCTGTAGTTTCTGTAGCGGTGTATGCAGTGTCTGTAGGTGGTTCTGTGGCTGAGATAGTGGGAGGCTCTGTTGTGGattctgtagtttctgtagtggTGGATCCAGTGTCTGTAGGTGGTTCTGTGGTTGAGATAGTGGGAGGCTCTGTTGTGGATTCTGTAGTTTCTGTTGTGGTGGATGCAGTGTCTGTAGGTAGCTCCGTGGTTGAGATAGTGGGAGGCGGTGTTGTGGattctgtagtttctgtagtggTAGATCCAGTGTCTGTAGGTCGCTCCGTGGTTGAGATAGTGGGAGGCTCTGTTGTGGattctgtagtttctgtagtggTGGATGCAGTGTCTGTAGGTGCTTCTACGGCTGAGATAGTGGGAGGCGGTGTTGTGGattctgtagtttctgtagtggTGGATTCAGTGTCTGTAGGTAGCTCTGTGGTTGAGATAGTGGGAGGCGGTGTTGTGGattctgtagtttctgtagtggTGGATGCAGTGTCTGTAGGTGGTTCTGTGGCTGAGATAGTGGGAGGCTGTGCTGAGGattctgtagtttctgtagtggTGGATGCAGTGTCTGTAGGTGGTTCTGTGGCTGAGATAGTGGGAGGCTCTGTTGTGGattctgtagtttctgtagtggTGGATCCAGTGTCTGTAGGTAGGTCCGTGGTTGAGATAGTGGGAGGCTCTGTTGTGGATTCTGTAGTTTCTGTAGTAGTGGATGCAGTGTCTGTAGGTGGTTCCGTGGTTGAGATAGTGGGAGGTGGTGTTGTGGATTCTGTTGTTTCTGTAGTGGTGGATGCAGTGTCTGTAGGTGGTTCCGTGGTTGAGATAGTGGGAGGTGGTGTTTTAGattctgtagtttctgtagtggTGGATCCAGTGTCTGTAGGTAGTTCCGTGGTTGAGATAGTGGGAGGCGGTGTTGTGGattctgtagtttctgtagtggTGGATCCAGTGTCTGTAGGTAGCTCCGTGGTTGAGATAGTGGGAGGCGGTGTTGTGGattctgtagtttctgtagtggTGGATGCAGTGTCTGTAGGTGGTTCTGTGGCTGAGATAGTGGG
Encoded proteins:
- the LOC134934228 gene encoding mucin-2-like, with protein sequence MEPPTDTASTTTETTESTTEPPTISTTDLPTDTGSTTTETTESTTEPPTISATEPPTDTASTTTETTESSAQPPTISATEPPTDTASTTTETTESTTPPPTISTTDLPTDTGSTTTETTESTTEPPTISATEPPTDTASTTTETTESTTEPPTISATEPPTDTASTTTETTESTTPPPTISTTELPTDTGSTTTETTESTTPPPTISTTELPTDTGSTTTETTESKTPPPTISTTEPPTDTASTTTETTESTTPPPTISTTEPPTDTASTTTETTESTTEPPTISTTDLPTDTGSTTTETTESTTEPPTISATEPPTDTASTTTETTESSAQPPTISATEPPTDTASTTTETTESTTPPPTISTTELPTDTESTTTETTESTTPPPTISAVEAPTDTASTTTETTESTTEPPTISTTERPTDTGSTTTETTESTTPPPTISTTELPTDTASTTTETTESTTEPPTISTTEPPTDTGSTTTETTESTTEPPTISATEPPTDTAYTATETTESTTPPPTISTTELPTDTGSTTTETTESKTPPPTISTTEPPTDTASTTTETTESTTEPPTISATEPPTDTASTTTETTESTTEPPTISTTELPTDTGSTTTETTESTTPPPTISTTELPTDTGSTTTETTESTTPPPTISTTELPTDTGSTTTETTESKTPPPTISTTEPPIDTGSTTTETTESKTPPPTISTTEPPIDTGSTSTETTEYTTEPPTISTTELPTDTGSTTTETTESTTPPPTISTTEPPTDTGSTTTETTESTTPPPTISTTEPPIDTGSTTTETTESTRPTPTISTTEPPTDTGSSTTETTESSTQPPTISTTEPPTDTASTTTETTESSAQPPTISTTDPPTDTGSTTTETTESSTQPSTISTTEPPTDTASTTTETTESTTLTSTVSTTEPPTDTGSTTTETIESSTQPSTISTTEPPTDTASTTTETTESTTPPPTISTTELPTDTGSTNTETTESTTPPPTISTTEPPIDTGSTTTETTESTTLTPTISTTEPPTNTGSTTTETTESSTQPPTISTTEPPTDTGSTTTETTESSTQPSTISTTEPPPDTASTTTETTESTTPPPTISTTEPPADTGSTTTETTESTTPPPTISTTELPTDTASTTTKTTEYTPEPPTISTTEPPTDTASTTAKTTESTTEPPTISTTEPPTDTASSTAKTTESTTPPPTISTTEPPTDTGSTTTETTESTTPPPTISNTEPPTDTGSTTTETTESTTPPPTISTMEPPTDTGSTTTETTESRTPPPTISTTELPTDTGSTTTETTESTTLPPTISTTEPPTDTASTTTKTTEYTTEPPTISTTEPPTDTASTTAKPTESTTPPPTISTTVPPTDTASTTAKTTESTTPPPTISTTEPPTDTGSTTTETTESTTPPPTISTTEPPTDTASTTTETTESTTPPPTISTMDPPTDTGSTTTETTESRTPPPTISTTELPTDTGSTTTETIESTTLPPTISTTEPPTDTASTTTKTTEYTTEPPTISTTEPPTDTASTTAKTTEYTTEPPTISTTEPPTDTASTTAKPTESSTSPPTISTTVPPTDTASTTAKTTESTTPPPTISTTEPPTDTGSTTTETTESTTPPPTISTTEPPTDTASTTAKTTESTTEPPTILTTEPPTDTASTTAKTTESTSPPPTISTTEPPTDTESTTAKTTESTTPPPTISTTEPPTDTGSTTTETTESTTSPPTISTTEPPTDTASTTAKPTESTTPPPTISTTVPPTDTASTTAKTTESTTPPPTISTTEPPTDTGSTSTETTESTTPPPTISTTEPPTDTGSTTTETTESTTPPPTISTTEPPTDTGSTTTETTESTTPPPTISTTEPPTDTASTTAKTTESTTEPPTISTTEPPTDTASTTAKTTESRTPPPTISTTEPPTDTASTSAKTTESTTQPPTISTTKPPTDTASTTAKTTESTTQPPTISTTEPPTDTESTTAKSTESTTQPPTISTTEPPTDTESTTAKTTEFTTEPPTISSTEPPTGTASTTAKTTESTTQPTTISTTDPPADTASTTAKTTEYTTPPPTVSTTEPPTDTESTTAKTTESTTQPPTISTTEPPTDTASTTAKTTESTTQPPTVSTTEPPTDTESTTAKTTEFTTQPPTISTTEPPTGTASTTAKTTESTTQPTSISTTEPPTDTASTTAKTTESTTPPPTISTTEPPTDTASTTAKTTESTAPPPTISTSEPPTDTISTTVKTTESTIQPPTISTTEPPTDTESTTAKTTEFTTQPPTISTTEPPTDTASTTAKTTESTTPPPTISTTEPPTDTASTTAKTTESTTPPPTISTTEPSTSTSNITESRSLTSTIEHTTGTEVTTTKSNETTTKPSTTSTIKPPTTESTVRNTTELSTETPTTLITTASTKLPVILSTTQSTTILSSTTRSPVTAPGLICENGGYFDGRKCVCKTEFYGAKCEFIVDELRPSSVVVKVEISISIIEQFNATLNDETSDDYIKFKARFSTKMKDFYKEKAHITSLKDIKMKSLRNGSIIVEHEVKLNANFGHAAEEQLQAVSRISNALKDNKCTADGSDQLCFNPNASVVPIPIELQELCADSLDISENVTQYYEAVNETTDLVCASNCSRLNNHFVDCNKGQCSLTQKGPHCYCEISDQYWYTGNRCQTAISKAGVIAGVTVGLFVLLIIILMLSVFLRRRRTHSDKVYLVEPELQRYEYESEQHTYESNIRNPEFPNSIQGSESSRPNRKTFNPSLERVNTNAKVTTDRPSLIIPKSKK